From the Hoplias malabaricus isolate fHopMal1 chromosome 13, fHopMal1.hap1, whole genome shotgun sequence genome, the window TTTCATCACTTGTTTTCCTTCAGCCACACCTCCCCCTCCCTTTAGTTCAAGCGCTCAGAGAAAGTAGCTGTTAAACACAGATGAACACAATTATCCATTTTTGTCAAtggctgtttttttaattattattttattagctgaagtacATTTTTGGTTGAGGAAAATTTGGACGGTCACTTTCACCTGAATGTTTCACACTGCAATCTGCCCATTGCATGTGCAACTAAGTGTGGGTGGGCACTGTGTTGCCACTTGgtgagaacaaaacaaaacatggagACATTTCCATGCATGCATGGCCAATCaggagaacaacacacacagagcacatgtgACTCAATTATCCAGTCAGGAGGCCTTTACTTCTTTTCAGTAGGATAAAAGTACTTAACAACAGCTTTAATACACAAACTGCATTATACTGatatcaatattttaatttgtttatttatttatttttgcatttttctttaTAGCATATTTGCTCTCACAGATACGCAGCAGTGTATGTGTTGGTTACTTGGTGATCAGCTGTCACCGTCCTGGCTATGTGGTGATATATTGCTATTTTGGAAATGTGTCTGAAACTCAATCTGGTTACGGgtcccttcatatctaaaagCTACTTAAACTGTGCTTGTTTCCACTCAGCCCCACTAAACTCTACTCTGCATATGCTCCATCTGCAGGCCTCCACTTTACAAAGTAAACTCTTAGTGACATTAATTTCTGCTGCATAGCTCCAGTGCTAGAGCTAAAGAAGCTAATTTCAGACACAGGAAGTAAACTGAGTGAATTTTACAGAGAAATGAACTAGAACCCAGATTGATAGTCAGTGAAAGACCACTGTTAGGAGCCATTAGCAGGGAGTTTCAATCTCTATCCAACCCTATACCCCCCAATTTCCTCTATTTTTTAACATCCTCCCCggtttcctctgttttttgGGTGCTCCAGTTCCTTGTTTTCTAGGTGTCCCAAACTTTATCCTGCCTCCCCTGTTCCCTCTATTCTCTGGCACTGGTTTGGACCCTGTGTGCCGTTCCAGAAAACGTAATGTTCAGGCTAAACCAGGTCACTTGAGGCAGACCGAAGGGTGGGGGGGACGCTCTCAGTGACTCAGAATAAAAGACCAGTGTTCAGACGCTGGAATCCTATGCGATAAATGCTAACCCTGACTGATGTTCTCTGTTGTCTGTGGTTCTCAGGGCAGGCCTGAGATTATGGCCCACTTTTCCACTCATTGTGGGGCTCCATCTGTGTTTTAAGAAATTGCTAATCCACTAGCAAGGCTCACTGTCACTAGGAGCACTAGGACACTAGGAGCTTATATGATCAAAAACTCTGCATGCATAATTCAACATATTTGCTAGCACACCTAGATTTTGAAAGCATTAGTGCTAAGCTAATGTTGGTCTTTTAGCTTTGCAGGATGTAGATGTAACCAAAGTGAGGGACCTGTGTGAGTTTATCCTGAACCTGGATATGCACAGGGATACATTCACACTGGATACTActcactttgtttctttcttcctaACAACACCTGATAAAGTATTATAAATGTAGTGTTTTCCGCTGGGTATTTATCCTCTGTTTGTGTGCAGGTGGTGAATATGCACAGAGATAAATTCACAGTGGATAACACTCATCACgattttcatttctttctgaAAATATCTGCTAGAAGTGATAAATTAAGTATTTTTTGGTGTGCCCTtatcctgtgtttgtgtgcagacGGTGGACATGCACAGGGAGAAAGTGGCCCGTCgggagattggtgtgtttacTGTGGCAAAGAAATACACCAGGAGCTGCAAAGTCATCTCACCAGCGGGGGGCAAAGAGCCCAAACCCAAGTACAGCCGGACCCCCATCACGTACACCGCTCTGGACTCACTCGGACATGGGATGAAggtaaaaacaaacatcacacaacTCCTCCTCTCTCAAAAAAGGCTAGCCAATAAACTTCCTACTGAATTCTTTACACACTTTAATGGTATACAGAGGTTTTGCATTTGTgcttcaggtggttgctagacTGTGGCTAAGAGGTTGCAATGGTATTCCAGATGGTTGCAGGGTTCTGCTAGGTGGAGGCAATGTTATTCCAGGTGGTTAAATTATTGTTAAGTGGTTGCATTGGTgctccaggtggttgctaggctgttgctaagtggttgctatggtattccaTGTTCCAAGTGTTTGCTAAGTTTTTtctaggtggttgctaggttATTGCAAGGTGGTCGCATTCATGCTCAAGGTGCATGCTAGTCTGTGGCTATGAGGTTGCTATGCTATTACAGGTGGTTGCTAAGTTATTGCTAAGTGGTTACCATTAGTGCATAACCATTAGGTTACTAGGTTGTAGCTaaatggttgctatggtattccaTACACCAGGTTGCCAGGTTGTTGCTAGGCTGTGTCTAGGTGGTTGCTGTGTTATCCCAGTTGGTTGCTATAGTGTTGCTATGTGGTTACAGGTGGTGGCTTAAATGGTTGTATAGCAACTGgataacaataaatgaatgaacctccatgagtttgtgtgtgtaagaggaCTGGATTTTTTCTTTAAGGGGTGTGTTTAAGGGGTCTTtgtgtttgtaagtgtgtgtgtgtgtttgtgtgtgtgtgtgtgtgtgtgtgtgtgtatgtgttggagggctggtttttgtgtgtgtgttccctctATGGGtgcagtgaggagtgtgttaaGGCAGCACTGATCCAAATTAGTCCTCACAGCACTGAGTGATGACTCTCGCTGTTTTCCCACGGTGCTTTGTGGCTGTCTGCCAGCCTggaccctgtgtgtgtttgtgtgtgtgtgtgtagctgagaAAGAATCAGTGTAAAGAGTGAAAAAGCCCAATTTGAATGTGCATTTGTTCCTGTGTGTCTCCTTTTGATGGGTGTgcatttttctgtgtgtgtgtgtgtgtgttagtgtgaacTCAGCTGCTCTATATGCAGGATGTGGTGAAGGGAGTTGGTTCtcaaacagagcagagaaatCACACGATAGCGCCACACAGAGTTGTCTGATTTGATACACGTTCACACTAGTGGTGCAtggttttctttcattttctgtcatctttaaaaattaattaaaataattaaaaaaataattaattatattaaaataattcattaaaatatttttaaaatcatgatGTATTTAGTGTACTGACTGCCTGAGAATACCTGTCTACACAACTGCTGTCTTTGTTGTTCAATTGCTTGGCCACTAGAAGTCACTAAGGCATTAGTTGGGACTGATGGCTAGCTACatgaactacaataacacacacagaaagtgaACCTGCGTAGCACCTTTAAGTTATGGATTTATTTAACCACTTAAACCTTAGGCTTACTGTGCAGCCCAGTGCAGGCATGTATTAGTAGATAGAACTgatccaagcgtgttgagctctaGCCGtataaatattagtcaaatACGGTGAGGTTAGGCTCGTGTTTAACCGTTCCAGAGAATCTTATTTCAGTACCacaggttgtgtttgtgtgtgtgtgtgtgtggtatattattttgtatattatgCATCACATTGATATATACCTTTAACTAAAGCCCAGTTTAATGAAGCATGCATTACATGCAGTGTCCTGtgtatgaatgaacaaattaatgaatTCTAGTTTGTTACAATTTAATGCACAAATTACAAGTTAATGCAGCCAGTTCATGCCAGTGTgctcaccacacatcagctcTTAGACAGAGAGGTGACGGGGTTGTGTACTGATGATGTCCTTGATGATTACCTTTTTAtagtatgtttatatttattttgtttttcacagGTCTCAATGAAGCCTCAGGAAAGAACAGCAACAATGACACGTAAACAAGGAGGCACACTGAGGTACCACACTCACTGTATTTctctaaaaaatacaaataaaatctaTTAATGATGGCAGCAAGGTGGCTCTGCAGGTGGTGTCGcctccacacagctccaggggtctggggGTAGTGTGTTTaatccctgcctcaggtcactgtctgtgaggagtggggtgtgttctctctgtgtcagagtgggtttcctctgggcactctggtttcttcccacagttaAAACACTGACACTGTCCGCACATGAGTGTGTGggagactgggtgaatgtgtgaagtccagtccaaaaaacatggagggtaggtgaattggcttctgtaataactgtcctggtttgtgagtgaatgtgtgtgtgcccagatatggattggcgctctgtcctgggtgaagtcctagtgcccgatgcagtcctccaggtggacggtcgttcctggtcgagagtacgctgtgcgcatttggctgccgcttctcaccagtgtgtgtgaattgagcgttctgagcagtgtagattgtaaagcgtccttgggtgtctagaaaggcgctatataagtgtaacgataataataataataataataactgcagGAAGGTTTAGCTGAGCTAGGAATGGTGGTGGTGCAGTGTTCCTCTGTGCAGTGTTACTTGCACAaacataatcttcatagaatagTTATAAGAAGGAAACCATTCTTGTGTCTTCATGGAATTCAACATTTGAAGTATGCTGTGGGCCGATAAAGCTGAAATACAACTCTTTGGCCACAGTCAATAAAGGTAGAAAGTTATGTAGAGAAAACAGATCCTTTTACAAAATGTGAAGCATGGACACATGTATCAAGCTTTGGCGCTGGGTTGCTACCATTGGCTTTGTTAATATTGCTCACGTGGGGAGAAAAATGGACTTCACAAAACTGTCAAGTATGTGTTTCGAGTCTGACTCTGAAGGAGGACAACGTCTACAACAGGATAATGATCAAAAACATTGGTCAATATTTGATTGGAAAGACCCTATTGATTGTTGATCAGATGTTAATATTTTTTGATTACACTCTTGAGTATGAGAACTCAAATATAACATGACACTGGCTTTATAATTTTATTCTTgcaaatgagtgtgtgttcagaacATGGCTGGTATATTGTTGTTAGATGTTTTTTAAAGGATCTCTTTGAATATTTGATGATGTATATGAGACCTGTATTAATTCATTGATACTAATGGCAAATTGATGTGATTAAATCAAGAAAAGACCAGCACTGAAGCCTCTGTAATGGCCCCTGCAGTCTGCTGACCATATGGCCTAATGGTAAGTGACTGGGCTTGGTACAGGAAGGTTGTCGGCTCAATCTCTGAGACCGGCAGGAATATCCacggcccttgagcaaggcactaaACCCACCAATGCTCCCTGggcgctctgggtgtgtgttcacagcacctagtgcactaatgtgtgtgtttactgacacagatgggttaaatgcagaagacacatttcgctGTACGctatacaatgacaaataatagcACATTATATTAACATTTGTTTCTTAAAACAATGCAGTGCACACAAGAAGACCCAAGAATATCTCAGACCTAGAGGCCTTCTACAAATATGAGTGGTGAAATATTAACACTACAAGAACTGAAGGACTTAGTTGCTACAAAAAAGCAATTGTTGCATTTGAAACAACAATAAAACCATGTAACTTTGCCCAAGAGTGCCCATGCATTTGCATACAATAGCATAAATACTATTTAAATGAGTATTTTCAGATTAACCAATGAGATCTCTACAGTGCATCCAACAGTAAAGGCAGCGTGCagcatcttttacacagtgataggaaataCAGTGTATTTACTGTGACTAACATGGACATCAAACCACCATGAGTTTCTTTTTAAGGTGAAATTTGGAAATAtcagtggaattcccctttaagctGAAGTATGTCAGTTTTCACCGCTGTCCTCAGTTCTGCACGCGCTCGACTTTATCAGGAAGTTCACACATTTCTGCCGAAACCACTTCCTCTGAACATTCGGCACagtgtctgttgtgtgtgtgtgtgtgtgtgtgtgtgtgtgtgtgtgtgtgtgtgtgtgtgtgaactcttTATAAGAACAATATCTGCCTCAGAGCGGTGTTTCCACACATGTATTATCTGATCTGACCTCActgtatttaaaacattaaaaacaacagtgTCAACGTTTCAAAAACATAGCGTTATTTCAGTGTGGCAGTCACGCTGCAGCTGCAGGGTCTCGGGGGTCTCGGGTCCTGGGTGGGATTCCCTCCTTGtgtcattgtctgtgaggagtgtggtgtgtcctctctgtgtctgtgtgggtttcctcccacagtccaaacagacATTAGTAGGTGGAGTGACTGAcattgtccagaggtgtgtgtgagtgactttgtgagtgtgtgactgtacacaggtgtgtggtgctctgttcattcctgccttgtggacagtgattctgggtgggctctggacccgctGTGACCTTGAACAcaatgaagcagttacaaaagatgaatgaattgTCCTTattctcaaaaaataaaaatgttttttttttttaaatctgtacattttattttaaagtgtctcTGTTACTTCATTAtactaaatgtgtgtgtgtgtgtgtgtgtgtgtgtgtgtctgcagtaGAAACTCACGTCCAGCCGAGGCTGTACAGTGTCCAGTGGCGCCGTCTCTGTCCCGTGGAGCGTCCCAAACGTCCCTCACGGATAAATCTCTAACGTAAGACAAAGCCTCTGTATTTATGTAGATGAGATTACGTGATGTTGCCCACTTTTTCCTCACAAAACTGCCCCTGTTGGaccatttaatgtggagtgaAAGCAAATAAGAAGAAACTAAATGAATGATGTAATTCTATAAATACAGTGATGAATTCCTCTTTTCCTCTAGGTCCAGTTTCGGAAAAGCTGTGCCGCCCCCAGTGGTCCCCAACTGGCCCACGTCCCCCGAGGCTGACATCGTCTCAAGTCTCCTGGATGAGGGAgccccacctccaccccctatgtttgagggagagggagagggagtgggaggaggagggagtggtTCTGCGTTTGACGCCCTtccaccccctcctccccctccttccACACTTTCCTTATCTGCCCCACCTGCTCCACCTGCCCCGCCTGCTCCACCTGCCCCACCTGCCCCTCCTTCCCTGGATTCTAGTGTCCTCCCACCACCTCCTCCCCCACCGATGACCCCTGACTCCACTGACCTCAGTGGCatccctccacctccacccgcACCTCCTCTGGAGACAGGTGAGAGTCCCTTTACATCAGCTGCTGTAAACGGCAACGGTACTCGACCAGGGGCAGTGTGCAGCCGTGTtcatgttgccatggtgatagtGCCAGGGAGCACCACACAGTTTGTGGGAGTGGAAACCCCCAGTCAGGGACCAGAGTATTGACCATGCAGCAGAAACGCTCTGTTAGAGACACTTCTAAAAGAACGTCTAGAGATTCAAAGGCCAACATCGCCATCTAGTGGACTGAATAGTAATTGTATCAGTGGAAGCTAGGAGCTGTTGAGTGTACGTACGTCATCAGGATGGAGTTCAGTGGTTATTGTCATCTGTTTATGGTCTAAGCTCATCATCCAGGCGTTAAACCCTTTGCTGttgctgtttgtgtgtagttCCAGAGGAGAACACATTTCCTCCTCCTGATTCCCCTGCTGACCTCCTCCCTCCTCCAGAGAGTGACATCCTGCAGCTGCCTgcccctccacctccacctggaGAGGACATCGGCGAAGgtacagacacagaaacactaggAACGACCCAGGATCCGTGAGTAAAAGAGGGATCCCTGGTCCTCAGCTGAACAGGAGAGAATGAATACTCCTGAGCGTACCTCTGACCTGAGAACAGGTCACTTACTCACCTCTTAGACCACACAGATTCTGAAAAATGAGGAGGTGGATTAAAATAAGCCTGGGATTGTGAGTGCTTTAACACATGAGATATGTGTTATggtttttctgtaaataaactcttctttaaaatattacGTTACTGAAAAACAATAACTGTAAATGCTTTGTGTCACCAAACTTTTGACAGCAGTATATTTctactctgtctgtgtgtgtgtgtatgtttgtttaagctaatgcatttttaaatgtgcgTGATTGTAATCTGAagagtgtatgtgtatgtttgtgtgtgtgtttgtgtgtgagagagagagagagagttatagtatatttcagtgagtgtaagctgaagtgtgtgtgtttgatagcTAATCTCTCTCGGGGTGTTTGTGTATAAGCTAatgcatttctgtgtgtgtgtgtgtgtgtgtgtgtgcacgtgtttgtgcgtgtgtgtgctgctTCTACGTGTGTCCAGCACGTCGTCCTCATCGCTCCAGAGCTCGACTGCCTCCtgcctctcgctctctctctctgagactccGCCGTCCACACACTcgcctccacacacactctctctacctgccctccacacactcacgtaagacccacacaacacacacattacctGCGCTCCACCCACTTATACGGCCCTGATACTGCATACCTAATCACACAGTGCCACTCACACAGCGTCTCTGGATCTCAACACACTAGCAGGAGTACACTAACAACACTAGGGATGGGCAATAAATCgaaaattaatcgaaatcaACATTCcgaacttctaatcaacataaaCTTGTCTGTATCGATTATATTGATTATCTTTAtcctgttatgtccccactgtgtgttcatgtactgtcccttttaaaatcacgctaccaagctgtagtcacatgattcagCTCAACAGCAGGTGCAGCAGATTCAGATTCACCGAGCGACTCAAGCTGGTCCCAAAGAAAATcgcagcgtctgtggtttggacgtgctgtgttttgactataattaagacgacaccgaacaaaaagaagtcaaatgtaaacgctgaaagaaaacagtttcagccaaagcacaatctcacaccaaatataaacagtgctcagaaaacagaCAGGAACAAGCTCTCAGTGACATTAGagaaatatcccagctttaaaacTGGAGCATATtcacagcacaagcctcgtcactgaactatgagggtcacaaatacaacaacaaaataatcgctcattaatcgtaattgtggtaaaacgtacaattaatcgtgatattgatgtgcgctcatatcgcccagcactaaacTCCACGGTTCTGTAACGTTAGCTCAGAAAGACGCTATAGCATTGTGAGTGATGAGTCCCGTCCTATACCCACCCAGAGAAAAgataagaaggtttttcctttcTCCCGTAAACGTACCATTTAGGAGatattttctttggacagtgacgttGAACTCTCTTGTTCCACTTGGGAGCCCTAaagaggaacacagttctgtggttttaaataaatgtctgtgacctgctttggtcaaaacactaCAAGGAACAAACAACACATCATTTTTCTCACTCTGCTAGTGTCCTTACCTGGATAGCGAAAAGACAGCATTAGtgcactgagggcaaagttggaagTCCATCAGCACCAGCTGTTAAACGGAGAGTTAACTTTTCTAAtgcttttgttattctttgtaaatcagattaataaatcattttaatccagcGAAGTGTGAACATATTCAGCGTAATCTTTTTATATCAGGCCTATACTCATTACTATATCTTTCATAGTTAGTCATATTTGTATTAaatttatttcagaataaaagtctccaTTCTGAGAGGTCCCATAGTGGCAACCGCAGTGACATTAAATCTTGCTGCCCAACCCTACTtcccatacagacacacatacgtccatttatttatagttacataaagaaaatgcaTATATCATTAAAGGAAAACCCATGAATGCTTGTTTCTCTGCGCTCACCCGTCAGTCATGATCCCCCCGCCCCCTCCGTACCCTCCACCTTTGGCTCCGCCCACTTCTCTGAGTCCGCTGAGCCGGATCCCTGCTCGCCTGCAGCACCTCGGTGAGTCTGGCCACTGCTTCATCTCTctgctcttcctcttcttcatcttcctccTGCTCTCTGAGGTCTGTGTGAGTCTCCTGCACTTTCCTCTTTATGAAACAGCTGAGTTCTGAAAAGCTAAGCATGTGGTTACGTCTCCTTGAAATATAAACGCAGTGTAAAAGTTTAAGGGAGAGTTTTATGCACTGTTTGCGATGTCAAAAGCATGAACACGTTTCCATACGGTGGCCTATTAAGCCCACATCTGTTTAGCCTAATTCAGTCTACAGTCTTacatatatcagtcttaaaggtACAGTAAACAAAATATCCTGTTAAATCTAAAGGGTAAAGAAGGGTTAGAAAATGATCGCAAATTGAGAAATTAAATGGATTGATCAGACAAAATAACACTTTACTGATTCTGAAGGAAAACATCACAAGGAGCACACCAATTTTTAAGAGTACATTTTTTGATATACAAGTAAATATGTAGAGTATGGGCCCTTTAATCTGCAGCTGTTCCAGGCTGTTGTGTTAGGATGTGTCAACGCTGTTCCAGAAAATTTCTGACATGtaaactttaataaaaacacGAATCTGTAACTGTGCTAATTCTCACTCTCAGATTCCCAAAGAAAAATGTCCAGTCTTGACCCTGAAGAACTagactgtattttgtaaatataaactgaaGAGAGTGCATTGCACTGATGTTGTGTTTTTGACGTGTTGTAGATCTGGAGATTCCTGCCCCTCCCTCCCCGGTGCCCATGGATGGTTTGGATGGTTTTGATGAgattcctcctcttcctcctccagtGGACTACGACACCTCTGCTCCTGCTGATTACCTGGAGAAAGGTAAGGGCTCAGGTGTTCTTTATTCTCGTTTCTCAACAGAACCGATCCAAAAACACTGGATACACACCTTAGATAGGAGCACCGTATATCACAGATATAAGAGTGTGCAGGGTGAAGTGTGTGCAGAGCACACTACATACATCACACAATAAATGCATAGAGTAAACACATACCTGACCAGAAATTACAGAGATATAAGAGAgtcagaacagtgtgtgtgtttgttttgtgtgtgtgtgtgcatgcttggTTGTATAATTCTCTTTTCTCCCAAGTGGTGGCACTGTACAGCTACGATACGGGAAAGCCAGGCGATCTGTCCTTCCAGACCGGAGACGTGATCTATCTGACCAGCAGGAACGAGGACGGCTGGTGTGTGGGGATCCTGAACGGAGTGGAAGGTTTCTTCCCTGGGAACTATGTTGAGAGCAGCAGCTAAGTGACCCACTTAGCGTCCAGAACCTCGCTGGAATCATGGAAGGAGTTTGATATGAAATGAAATAGAGCAAAATAACAGGGGACTGTAATAGCGCCACAGTTCCGTATGCACAAGAACCTGACAGCTGAGGAGTGGGGAGatattatatttatgttataGAATATATAAAAGCACAGGGTGGGGTTGATATTAGAGATGATTAGAAACTAATATCTGTATAAAAATGTGATATTTACTTGTTTAATCCAGAAGATGTAttcttttagaaaataaaatactttaaattaACCCCCTGTATCAACTGTATACACTTTACATTCAACTTGTATATAAATTTAGTCAACTTGATGAACTTGTTTAACTGTGATAAAAGAATACCTGGTCGATCCTGATGTTCACTTGTCACAGTGTTTTCAGTGGTAACCAGACAGATAGCACATTTATTAAGAGGAGATTTTCTATATCTTTGATTTAACTGGTTTAGATCtgctttaataaaatatataaaactaatAGAATTCTTCAATGTTAGGTTCTGGATACAGAGAATAAAGTGTAAAAATTATAATGATTAATTCTTAAAAGGAATGACATTTCTTTGGctttttacacacaaacacacacacacacacacacacacgtcagtgGAGCATAAAGCGGTTCAGTCAGATCTACAGAGCAGTTTAATTCTTCAGCTTGTGTGAGGtaaacttttatattttatctgaatgtaatatataattaatttcataaacacagtttgttattttgttatatttttactaataaaatcattaaaataatgttaagGTTACAAACACAGGTGTGTCTCACAGGTGAGAagaaaggggggtgtttctgatgatgTCATATCCAGTGCTTCTGTGATTGGCTGTTTTGCTTTGTGGTTACAGCATAGGTACTGTGACTTTAAACAGTGGAGATTGGTCATAAACTCCTTATAAGTAGACTTAGAGTACTCCCTCAgtcagctaacacacacacacacactcctgagtCACCTGTACCTGCACAGGTAAGGCAcattcttcttcctctttttattatttactgctCATTTTACTCTGTGTTTTAGATATATAGTAGTAATAATGATGATgttattaaacatattataaacagATGTCCCGTCAGTGAGGCTCTtaatctcacacacagctgtctgCTTTACTGTAATTTAAGATGTTTCaaagattacatttttttgggcGATAAATGTAAAGATTTAAAGATGAATTcagattttgttttaatgtCAATGTTTAAATAATGACTTTAAATGATGTGTTTTCAACTTTTTAATGCTATAGTTTAAAAGTTATAAATaatcatatttaattttatggctTTAACGATCCCTAATAAATCATTAGACTTATGGTTACATTGATACACAGGACATTTTATAGCACCTTTATATTTAAGCCCAAAAATCCTATGGAGCATTCTTTCTAGTCAGTATTTCAAGCCTGTTGCACTGTCTCCCTCATACTGTGCTAACTTTAAGAGCTTTTATTGCTTCATGATCCCGAGTTAGGAGCTGCATTCCGACCTTTAACCTTTCATTTCTTGAGCTGATTTCTCAGATGAagtcaaaatggctgccatgccAATAATAATGTCAATGTTTCATGATAGAGGAGAAGATAAGGTTTTACATAACACCAAACATAGTATGTATGTTGGAGCCAGACCAACTACACACAGGATCCTTATTCCTCTGAGAAGAGGCTGCTAAAATAAACACTTGTCTATTTACATTAATGTCTTTAGGTTAT encodes:
- the abi3a gene encoding ABI family, member 3a isoform X3 is translated as MKDQNCSEDISQILQDVPTARKALRDNFSNLQGVAEYCEKTYFQAGGDSNKALEETKAFTTQSLASVAYQISMLATNVLKLLDAQSSQLRQLESSVNLIGLTVDMHREKVARREIGVFTVAKKYTRSCKVISPAGGKEPKPKYSRTPITYTALDSLGHGMKVSMKPQERTATMTRKQGGTLSRNSRPAEAVQCPVAPSLSRGASQTSLTDKSLTSSFGKAVPPPVVPNWPTSPEADIVSSLLDEGAPPPPPMFEGEGEGVGGGGSGSAFDALPPPPPPPSTLSLSAPPAPPAPPAPPAPPAPPSLDSSVLPPPPPPPMTPDSTDLSGIPPPPPAPPLETVPEENTFPPPDSPADLLPPPESDILQLPAPPPPPGEDIGEDLEIPAPPSPVPMDGLDGFDEIPPLPPPVDYDTSAPADYLEKVVALYSYDTGKPGDLSFQTGDVIYLTSRNEDGWCVGILNGVEGFFPGNYVESSS
- the abi3a gene encoding ABI family, member 3a isoform X2 — translated: MKDQNCSEDISQILQDVPTARKALRDNFSNLQGVAEYCEKTYFQAGGDSNKALEETKAFTTQSLASVAYQISMLATNVLKLLDAQSSQLRQLESSVNLIGLTVDMHREKVARREIGVFTVAKKYTRSCKVISPAGGKEPKPKYSRTPITYTALDSLGHGMKVSMKPQERTATMTRKQGGTLRNSRPAEAVQCPVAPSLSRGASQTSLTDKSLTSSFGKAVPPPVVPNWPTSPEADIVSSLLDEGAPPPPPMFEGEGEGVGGGGSGSAFDALPPPPPPPSTLSLSAPPAPPAPPAPPAPPAPPSLDSSVLPPPPPPPMTPDSTDLSGIPPPPPAPPLETVPEENTFPPPDSPADLLPPPESDILQLPAPPPPPGEDIGEARRPHRSRARLPPASRSLSLRLRRPHTRLHTHSLYLPSTHSLMIPPPPPYPPPLAPPTSLSPLSRIPARLQHLDLEIPAPPSPVPMDGLDGFDEIPPLPPPVDYDTSAPADYLEKVVALYSYDTGKPGDLSFQTGDVIYLTSRNEDGWCVGILNGVEGFFPGNYVESSS
- the abi3a gene encoding ABI family, member 3a isoform X4 — encoded protein: MKDQNCSEDISQILQDVPTARKALRDNFSNLQGVAEYCEKTYFQAGGDSNKALEETKAFTTQSLASVAYQISMLATNVLKLLDAQSSQLRQLESSVNLIGLTVDMHREKVARREIGVFTVAKKYTRSCKVISPAGGKEPKPKYSRTPITYTALDSLGHGMKVSMKPQERTATMTRKQGGTLSRNSRPAEAVQCPVAPSLSRGASQTSLTDKSLTSSFGKAVPPPVVPNWPTSPEADIVSSLLDEGAPPPPPMFEGEGEGVGGGGSGSAFDALPPPPPPPSTLSLSAPPAPPAPPAPPAPPAPPSLDSSVLPPPPPPPMTPDSTDLSGIPPPPPAPPLETVPEENTFPPPDSPADLLPPPESDILQLPAPPPPPGEDIGEARRPHRSRARLPPASRSLSLRLRRPHTRLHTHSLYLPSTHSRKTHTTHTLPALHPLIRP
- the abi3a gene encoding ABI family, member 3a isoform X1; its protein translation is MKDQNCSEDISQILQDVPTARKALRDNFSNLQGVAEYCEKTYFQAGGDSNKALEETKAFTTQSLASVAYQISMLATNVLKLLDAQSSQLRQLESSVNLIGLTVDMHREKVARREIGVFTVAKKYTRSCKVISPAGGKEPKPKYSRTPITYTALDSLGHGMKVSMKPQERTATMTRKQGGTLSRNSRPAEAVQCPVAPSLSRGASQTSLTDKSLTSSFGKAVPPPVVPNWPTSPEADIVSSLLDEGAPPPPPMFEGEGEGVGGGGSGSAFDALPPPPPPPSTLSLSAPPAPPAPPAPPAPPAPPSLDSSVLPPPPPPPMTPDSTDLSGIPPPPPAPPLETVPEENTFPPPDSPADLLPPPESDILQLPAPPPPPGEDIGEARRPHRSRARLPPASRSLSLRLRRPHTRLHTHSLYLPSTHSLMIPPPPPYPPPLAPPTSLSPLSRIPARLQHLDLEIPAPPSPVPMDGLDGFDEIPPLPPPVDYDTSAPADYLEKVVALYSYDTGKPGDLSFQTGDVIYLTSRNEDGWCVGILNGVEGFFPGNYVESSS